AAATATTCGTGATATATTTCAGCATATTGTCGTCGTTTGTAACCCCAGAGTATTTCACCTTGGATCACATAGATGTCAGCAGAGGGAGCTAGACCATGTATAAGAGTCGGGTATGTCAGTTCCACAATTACTCTCTCCCGACGAAAGACATCTGCCAAATATCTGAACTGGTCGGCCATCTTGGACGGAATATACATCAGGTCAGATGACGCTTGATACACGTGACTTATGTCCCCAACGTTGGCAGTATACGTTTTCAAAAAGTTGCTCACGTGTATATTCCCTGGTTCCTTGCTGTTTGTTCTGACAACCGTGTCTAGAGCACGGTTAACGGCCTTCTGACCCGAGGCACGTTTCCACCACACCcatccatttctttcttcatccCGCCGGATTAACTGCCCGTGATGCACAATCCATATCCGGTCACGTGGTAGGTCCGCGATATTCCACGAGTTCAAGAGGGTGTCGTCCCCGATCTGTAGGTAACCTCTGACGTTAAGGTTAAACTtggaggtcaaggtcagacACTCCCACATGAAATGCCACCCTTCTTTTAAGCCCTCTATAAACAGAATATTCGATGAGGCAATAGATGCAGTAAGTTTGGCCTTgaatctgtcctgtcttgggcCACAGTAAATGATGTGAGCAAAGTACCGTCTGTGAATTGCTTCCAGAAGGGGAAGATTGCCATAAAATTTGTCTGAGTTGAAAGTGATGATGAGAGCAACATCGGTTATGACTGGTGCAGGTGAGTCTGAGTACATGAGTTGAGGACACAGAGTGTTTATCACAGTAGACAGGTCAGAGGTGGACGGCTGACCTGCTGAAATCAAAAGCGGTCTAATCAATCCAGAGGTTGCGATCAAAGTGCTCTGACAATGAAATTCATGATTAGCTCTTTTAGGTTCCTTATACCCGGCGACTTCCAGATCCGTTAGCCAGGCTTGGATCAGGCCTCTGTCTTCTGACGTCATCACAGTGTGGTCCAGCAGGTGTCTGCTAAGCTCTCGTATACACTGGAACGCGGTACTGCCGATCTTACAGTCCCATGGGTCCACAACATCTTTCAGCAATGATTTAAGGACCCTGGATGTGTTTGTTGTCCGATTCAGAAATTGTTGATAGCTGTCCCATTTGGGGATGAGCCCTACAACTCCCCCAACCTCCCACAACAGCCTCTGTGACAACGCCTGCCCCATCCAAAAGCCGGATGGTAGGAACAGCATCAGCATGGACCAGAACCCTTCTTTATGATATAACGTGGGCACATCTTCTAATTCTGTGTACACGTGGTTGGGTAGGAAGACAGTGGGGAGTCTGTTGTATACCTGTTTAAGGGATTGCAGGTGTGCTGACGTTTGAGGATTCAGATTCCCAGGTAAAATGGGCCCTACCTTCTGTTGAATCAAAGGCGACAAATTGTTTTGAGTACAATATCGTAATAGCCGTCGATTTGCATAATTTG
The window above is part of the Haliotis asinina isolate JCU_RB_2024 chromosome 1, JCU_Hal_asi_v2, whole genome shotgun sequence genome. Proteins encoded here:
- the LOC137277432 gene encoding uncharacterized protein codes for the protein MPEEHYVKPEEHYVKPVSGASSPRDCWKMAAKSDGRLYSGVWDDMRFKSLVLMAGMATLWLLFLLLRMTWSSEKPLRFNGTGHHNKGRGTDRKQSCFTVSLGDPAAQTYDVIKVYNRLPTVFLPNHVYTELEDVPTLYHKEGFWSMLMLFLPSGFWMGQALSQRLLWEVGGVVGLIPKWDSYQQFLNRTTNTSRVLKSLLKDVVDPWDCKIGSTAFQCIRELSRHLLDHTVMTSEDRGLIQAWLTDLEVAGYKEPKRANHEFHCQSTLIATSGLIRPLLISAGQPSTSDLSTVINTLCPQLMYSDSPAPVITDVALIITFNSDKFYGNLPLLEAIHRRYFAHIIYCGPRQDRFKAKLTASIASSNILFIEGLKEGWHFMWECLTLTSKFNLNVRGYLQIGDDTLLNSWNIADLPRDRIWIVHHGQLIRRDEERNGWVWWKRASGQKAVNRALDTVVRTNSKEPGNIHVSNFLKTYTANVGDISHVYQASSDLMYIPSKMADQFRYLADVFRRERVIVELTYPTLIHGLAPSADIYVIQEGIKEKLHTVDINDVPDRPASQCSDGETVLIT